From the unidentified bacterial endosymbiont genome, one window contains:
- the araC gene encoding arabinose operon transcriptional regulator AraC, with translation MAETQNDPLLPGYSFNAHLVAGLTPIESEGYLDFYVDRPLGMKGFILNLTVRGEGIVKNGDQQFVCRPGDMLLFPPGEVHHYGRHPDAKEWYHQWVYFRPRAYWQEWLSWPAIFAHTGFYRPDEAHLAQFRELFAQIIDAGQAGGRYAELLAINLLEQVLLRRMEAINESLNPPLDNRVRDACQYISDHLADSQFDIASVAQHVCLSPSRLSHLFRQQLGVSVLSWREDQRISQAKLLLSTTRMPIATVGRNVGFEDQLYFSRVFKKCTGASPSEFRAGCE, from the coding sequence ATGGCCGAAACGCAAAACGATCCCTTACTGCCTGGCTACTCGTTTAATGCCCATCTGGTGGCAGGGTTAACCCCGATTGAGTCGGAAGGGTACCTCGATTTTTACGTCGACCGACCGCTGGGGATGAAGGGCTTTATTTTGAATCTCACCGTACGCGGCGAAGGGATCGTAAAAAACGGTGATCAGCAGTTCGTCTGCCGACCCGGCGATATGCTGCTCTTTCCGCCGGGGGAGGTCCATCACTACGGGCGTCATCCGGATGCGAAAGAGTGGTATCACCAGTGGGTCTATTTCCGCCCGCGAGCCTACTGGCAGGAGTGGCTGTCGTGGCCAGCGATTTTCGCGCACACCGGTTTTTATCGTCCTGACGAGGCTCATCTGGCGCAGTTTCGCGAGCTGTTTGCGCAGATTATTGACGCGGGGCAAGCGGGAGGGCGCTACGCTGAACTGCTGGCGATTAACCTGCTTGAACAGGTGCTGTTGCGCAGGATGGAAGCGATTAACGAGTCGCTTAATCCACCGCTGGATAACCGCGTGCGCGATGCCTGTCAGTATATCAGCGATCATCTGGCCGACAGCCAGTTTGATATTGCCAGCGTCGCCCAGCATGTCTGCCTTTCCCCGTCGCGTTTATCGCATCTGTTCCGCCAGCAGCTTGGGGTGAGCGTACTGAGCTGGCGCGAGGATCAGCGTATCAGCCAGGCGAAGCTGTTGCTCAGCACCACCCGAATGCCGATTGCCACCGTGGGGCGCAACGTGGGCTTTGAAGATCAGCTCTATTTTTCCCGCGTGTTTAAGAAATGCACCGGTGCAAGCCCCAGCGAATTTCGCGCGGGATGTGAATAA